CGGCCCGGCGAGGCAGCGTCGCGATATCGCACCGCCACTTCGTCGACCCATTCGACGGTGGGTTCTTGATGAATATGCGCGATGTCGTATGCGATTCCTTTCGCTGCGAGCGCCGCAGCGATCTTGCTCCAGGCTTCGGCGTTCGTCCGTTCGAAGCTGCCCATCACAAACAAGATGCGGCGCGTTCCTTCCGGAAGCGCTTCGGCCAGCTTGGGCGCCGTTCCGCTGCCGAACGAAATCGCCGGAGTTCCTGCGAACTGAAACGGATTCATTGCCATTGCTCCTTTTCCGTCGGGGCGATCACGCGATGGGGCGTGCCTTCGCGCGGCTTGTCCATCCAAGGCGCGACCGCATCCCGCCATTTCAAATAATGCGGCGTTTCTTTATGCTTCGCCGCCGCCGCCTCCGACTCGTAGGCCTCGTACAGCGTAAAGCAGGTCGGCTCATCCCGGTGCTGCAAAACGTCAAAGCGCAGGTTACCCGGCTCCTGCACGGAGCCTTTATGATTTTCCACGGTGGCGGCAATAAAATCATCGACATGCTCGGCTTTGACATAAACTTTTACGATAGTGACAACCATCGATCGTCATCTCCCCGGATATAGGATCTATGTGGCTTTAGGATGCTTCTTCCAAGGAAATGATATCACACTTATTTCGGCAAAAACATAGGGGACCGGCGGCACAGCACGAAACGAAACCCGAGGCTAAAACATCGCTGGAGGTGAATGCGCCGTATGGCCGGCCATTAGGGCAGTTTCGCCTCTGCATCCGCAAGGACGGCGCTGATTCGGCTCTCGAGGTTATAG
The window above is part of the Paenibacillus hamazuiensis genome. Proteins encoded here:
- a CDS encoding antibiotic biosynthesis monooxygenase, with protein sequence MVVTIVKVYVKAEHVDDFIAATVENHKGSVQEPGNLRFDVLQHRDEPTCFTLYEAYESEAAAAKHKETPHYLKWRDAVAPWMDKPREGTPHRVIAPTEKEQWQ